The DNA region tgtttgattatttgaaATGTTTAACAATAAAGCTAAATTTTTATGGCATCTATTCACTTGCTTGTTTAAATTGAATGTTATGGTAGTTTAGGGTGTTTTCCTCTCATAAATTATGTAGTTTAatgacaaaaattaatttcttgtagagaattaaaatatttctttctgggcttttactattaaatttatgaatagTAAATTTCTTGATTATATATCATAGTAGTTTGGGTATTGCTTACTTCAGTCAAACTTCTTGCTTAATGCACATTAGGTTTCCCGTTTAAAAAATGGGTGCATCAATTTATCTTCTATAAAAGTGTTGAGGTTgataagttattattttttaatcaattatggATAAGTTGTTCAAGAAAAAAGCCAAGCACCAGGTGTCCGTAAATCTAGTAGccattatattaaataaaattgttcaaAGTAAAAGACTCTCTAGGCTTTGGAAATTCTTTCCATGGATCTTGGACTTAGTATTACGACTTGAGATTATATTCCAAATGATCAAGATGAAGTTAGAAGAACGTATCTACAGAAGGCTCCTTGTCAACCTAACAACCATAGCTGTTCACAaagaaaaagttagaaaaaaatatcaaccaATCTTGGCTCCACCATCGGCTGTTTTTATATGCTACATTTTGTCTCCTTTCACTTTCTGTATTTGATAGACAAAGGCACTACTATGGATTATGGCAGGAAAACCAGAAAAGTATGAATTGATTGTtttttaccatatatatatttggaccaTTTAAGGAGAATTTGCTCTTCTTTGACATGCATTGACTCTTTAATGGATGGTAATACTGTAGAGAAGTTAGATTCTAGGTTTCATATCGTAGTTTTAAATCAAAGCAAAATTATGTCAAGTTGAGGTCAACAATCACTGTGGAAATAGTGTTTGGCTTATTCCAGACTGATTTGTATTGAATAAATAGTTAAGTCACTACATTGGTTCTATTATAGATGGGTAAGAATGGAGCCCTATAACTAATAACGATGTATGTATATAAGTAGATGTATATTTGATCTTTCAGGCTTGGTTTAGGGAACTCCCAAGTGGGGTTCTGGATTCTCTATCACCTGAGCAGGTAATGCAATGCCAGACGGAAGAGGATTATGCCGAGCTTGTGAGGCTTCTACCCCCAACTGAATTTGCTCTACTGGATTGGGCCATCAACCTCATGGCTGATGTTGTCCAACAGGAACATCTGAACAAGATGGATGCGCGAAACATAGCTATGGTTTTTGCACCAAACATGACTCAGGCAAGTTTGAATCATTCTTACTTTTGAAGTCCAGAAATTCTTGATATACTTATGTTAATAGCAGAGtataaatttctttctttctataagATGGGATTTGGGCTTCCCCCTAAATCAAATCAGTTTGTTGTGTCACATAGGATGTAATCTAGAAGTATGCTTTGGATGACGTTTAAGTGACCATATTCTTACCATTTGCTTATTGGAGCATTTTGCGGATTTTAGAAGAGGTCTCACCTTTTCAGTTCCGTGTTGGTGGTGTCTGTATGCGGCTCACTATTGAATCACGTACCAAAATGACATGTAAACGGTAAAAGTTGCTTAAGGAGATCCCCCACCCCTTtcaaactaatagattttttcctttttctggcTCCTTGGTGAGATTTAGAGCTACAACCCATACCTACCTCAGCTCCAAATAAATcattctaagatttttttttaattgaaaagatTTGACGGTAATGCAGGTGGAAGATTTATCCAGTGGTTGGTGGAATGACAGTATTTTTCACTTCTTTTGTTGCAGATGGCAGATCCTTTGACTGCTTTGATGTATGCAGTCCAAGTTATGAACTTCCTCAAGACCCTAATCTTAAAAACACTGCGCGAAAGAAAAGATTCTGCCGAGGAGCCATCTTCTGCTAGCCGTTTAGAGCCTTCTGATGAGAATGGCCACCAGAGCCCTTCACAAACCTGCCTGGAAGATATTACCCGAGAgaatgaagagagagagcatgcaTTCGTTGCTGAAGAACCTGTGTCAGAAATTTCCCCCAACTCTAACCAAAACAATAACCTTATTGATGGAGAAGCTAGCAGTTTATTGACTTGTGATAATGGTTCTTGTGAGACTCCATTTCAAGTTGACCTTTCCATTAACAAAGCAGAAGCTGGTGAAATCAATGGTGCAATAGGTGGAGGTCAAGGTAATTCTGGAAAGGGCAAGACTGGTCAACCaagtaattcaaattttaaaaaggggCCAACGAAAAAATGTGGTCAGCTACCTCTAGTTCCTGCAACAGTGCCTGTTGAGAAGACCAGAGGAATCAGCAATCTGAGTCGCATTGATTCAAGTTCAGAGCGTATCGAAGCCTGGAGGTAAAGGAAGCTCAGCAGCAGTTGATCAAGCTCCAGGTGATTATATTACAATGTTCTCAAGTGTAAGTTTGTTTGCTTTGAAAGTTGAGGGAAAGTCTTGTGAATTGTTCATGTATGTTGTCTGTGTTGTTGGTTTGCTTAACCTGTTCTGATTTCATGGAGGAGACTTCCGTAGGATCATACTAACATTGCTACTGGAGTTTCATTGATGTGGTTTCTTGTGTGTTTGTTTTCCTACATATATGCCTGTCACCATCCTCTTATCTCtccttgttttccttttcctgttTCTTGGTGCTTCATAGTCCACGTTAAGAGTTGAATTCTACACCCTTGAGTTGGGACCAGAAATCGAGACAAGAAAGTGAACACCATTATCTAATAAGCCTGGAAGACCACCTAGGACTAGCAGGGTTACATGATAGAGTGGTGATATAGAGTACACCAGCGTGAATGAACAGTGTTCACGTTGGTGtactttataatattattttttatcaaacagtACACCGGCATGAATACTGTTCATTCACGCTGGTGTACTCTATATCACCACTCTACATGATAATATGCCTCTCTCCAAGCAGATTCCTTACGGGTCGGATTCGGTACATTGCTTATCTTACCGTCTAAGTCCAATGCACGATCTCATGAACTAGAGCTCTTTTTCGTCACCTACGAGGCTACTAGAGGTTTCTACACTTTTAGGGTTCTTGATGGTTACCCTACTAGATTATGGATGTAAAATGAGAtagaaatttgtctttattttcaGAGTATGGTCTCAATTTGAATTCTAACCCTACTAATCAATGTGGACGTGCCATTAATTTCCAAGAGTAAGATTAGGCTAAAAAtcctcttgatttttgtttggatATAAGAAGAGAGGGACGAAGTTGTCATTTCAAAATCCTTCTATCATCTTCTATTTTTGTTTGGATATAGGGGTACATGTATGACGGTGCTGAAACGACGCACGTGGCATTTTTAGGGTTGatagattaaaaaaacaaaaacttgtcCGTTATACTTATATATCCACCGTCAGATCTCTTGTATGTTGACATGTGTCACATTTAGATTGaagcaaaaggaaaatgggAAGGTTGTGCTGTAGAGATTAGATGTGAGCCCCTTTCCCACCGTCATTCTTTTGAAGATAggacaatgaaaatgaaatggaTGGCAAGTTTCATGTAAAAAAAGGATCTGCTCGAATATCCCAACTACTTGTATAGCAATGAAAATTACAGGAGAAAGAGGAGGAACAAACACTTGGCTGCAGCAGCTGCTCCCTCgtcatctctttttctttttgtttctggAAGAACTACACATCAAATAAAGTGTCTAACACTCACTATTCTATAGAGAAGTTTGGAGCGATTATGGTGGCTATTTTATTTGGGCGTGATTATAGTGAAGAAattgtctccaagaggtagttcaattgacTGGGActacgcctaataaagcggaggtctctagttcgaatttcccttcctttttttgtccggacatgtcaaaaaaaaaaaaaaaaagagattatagtgaagaaattcataataatataagaaaataaattaaatgtggaataataaaataaattagacacaaaagattttatgtggttcggtctatgacatACTTATATAGATAAAGCTCAAATGATTATATTATACTCTTATTGcttgatttgtttacaataccctatttatagagtttacacataaatataatcttaatcaaattccATAATTTAGGGTAATcaaatcataataaaatatttatcaattttCATCAAATCTCTAACTTTAGagtcattcaaatatattctaacatatagTAGCATTTCTTTATTGGGTGAGAGAACCCATAACAGAACTGGCTTAGACGATAAAAACCGCAGCGCTCCCTCAAGTCTACTTGAGCTATAGTCTGATGTGGCCTCATCAGGACATCAATGAAACCCAAAGTAGTTTATACCAATAAGACATGAGAAGACACGAGAATTTTCATTGTGGGAATTGAATTCGTGTCCAAACATAGTTGTTTCAATTTGGATCGTACATTTTTAAGTCTAAAGTATATTGATTGATGTCAATGAATGTGACGTAGGTAAACTTTTGTGCCCAAGATTCGAAAAATCAGTGTTGATTAGGAGTTGCTGGAAAATGTAGAGACGACTTGAAGATATGGTTGGCTTTTGGGTTTTTAGTTTTCTAACCATCTCCATCGCTACAACCTGGACGCCACCATATGATGCTGCCATGCTGCTGCTGCTCTCCTTGGTAAACAACAATATAGCCTTCACCAAAAAAATTGGCTGTCTCTCTCACCCTCGTGCATTTTTCATGTCATGTTTCtctattgtatatatatatatataagtcgcattttcccttcttctttttttttttttttgtcgttctttttataaaaatcttGAGATTCAATTCATGTGAGTTTGAATACATTGAATAAATCTAGCTTTtcatttaataacaaaaatcaaaaatcaaaaggtTGCAATGCTTGGTGCAGTTTGTGCCACCAATGACCaggatattattattattattattattaaatattttttagtggCCAATTTAAATCCTCTTTAAAGATTTTCTTTCCAAATGAtcattttatacatatataaatccTTACAAATATTAGAGTTACcctaaatcaaaaaaataaaacttcaaacTTCCTCTTCTATAAagggagaaacttcacttattccTCTCAAACTTACactaaaattgtattttataaaattgcaaTTGACCCCAAACTATTTAATCATTTCACTTAGATGTAAGTTTAATGGTTTGTTACTTCATTGGTTCAGATCTCGGAGTGTGACATATAAATATGGCTGCTCGTagattcaataattttttacgtAAATTTAGATGGAAAAATACTCAGATTTTATTCATGATATTGCTAgaattttgttctttaaaaaaaaaaaaaaaaaaaaaagttttaggggagtaattataatttctgaaaatatataataatgtgtCACAAAATCATTGGACCATCTTCTAGTGTAGAAGTCTAATATAGTTTTAAGGTAAGGAAGTCCACTCAATAGCGTAGCCTTTGGAGAAACTGTGAATGGAAACCCACCACCCATAAATAGTCGAGCAAATCTATGAAAATTCACATACAATCATAACCACCAAATCTTGACCAACCTCCATAGCCACTCGTCCCTCTTCCACTTGAACAGAAAAAGATAACCAAAATCAACTCCCCTGGTTAATAGCGCCTTCCCCCCCATCCTAATCTCCGGCACCCTTCTCTCCCATCTTCACCAATATCAAATACTCAtcaacccttttttttgttgccttttctctctttctcaagcAGCTAGCCATGGCTGCCTGTGGAAGCCTTCAACACATCTTTGAAAACCCATTGCCAGAAAACCCAACAACGCTGCTTGAATCCCTTTCTTCGTGGAAGCCTGTGAAACCCATTGAGCAGCCATCGTTTACTACTGAGATCTTCGGTGAACTCCATTTCAAAGAGAATTCTGCAGAATCACCCCCGTGTCCTGCCATTCCAGTCTCGCCCGTGTCTTCGTCGTGTTTGATTGAAAGCCTCAATATCAACGATGGCAGCAAGTACAGCCGCTGTCACAAAAGCAGTGACAGCTTCTCGTCGATGAGCTCCGACAGCCTTCAGCTGTGCACGGAGGGGCTTGGCTTTGAGAGCTCCGATGACGTCGAGGACATGGGGAATGAGATGAGTGAAGATTGGCAAAACCACGAGGAGAAAATAAGGGTGACAAGGCATCATCATTTTCCGTCGTCTGAGAATCATGGCGGCGAATTCAGGAGGTCGAGGACAAGTGGGGCCGGGGGAGGATTTCCTCCGCCGATTTCTTGCATCGGAAAGAGTGGAAAGCCTTGGGTTTGCTTCAAATCTTATAGGCAGGACGGCAGGTTTGTTCTCAAGCAGATAAGGATTCCCACCCAGGAATTCCTGCATGCGTGTAGAGAAGATGGGCGCCTCAAGTTGAACTTTGTTCAGCCAAATGATGAGAttctagaagaagaagaagaaatggacGATGAAGATCAAGAGGACACTGATGATGACGACAAAGAAGGCAAGGAAGACGATGATGGTGGAAGCAATGGAGGAAAAGACGCAGAAAGTTTCGTAATAGCTAGGTAGGAAGTCTCCTGATGTCAGAATGTCAGTGGTGTATCCGGTTACTCTGTTTTTCTACCCAAAGTAATttcttaaataattaaaaggaaAGTGAGTAATTTTCCTCTATTTGTCTATTAATTACTTAACGTTTCTCACCCTTTGATTTcgaagattttttttcttaaaaaaaaaaaaaaaattagaaacacattttacaaaaaaaattttacaaattgatgtggcgcaatataattgtttcttaaaatttgaatttatctcatatccaattatgttgtaccacatcagtttgtaaattttttttggtaaaatgtggttgtaagcctagcattcctcgaTGCAACCTGAACACTTTTTGGCTGTCGCCaatatatcacatgatgaatgtaaatataaaagtttacactaagttaattttttttatctttctacgagaagaaagtatatatatatatatatatatatatatatcaaggatGATGCAGCCCAGTGAGTGTTTCTTTTGGGTGTTGAAGGGGAGGACAAGCTCGTGTGTGCTTTAAAGTCGTGTCTCACGAGCATCTTTGTGACACTTGATGATAAGTCAAAATAATTCAATCCCTATTGATGGTATTTAAAATCTTGGAGCCAACAAAAGCTTTTTACTTATCTCTCCTAAAGATGCCCTTTTTAAAAGAGAGGTCAGATGGGATGCTTTTTGAGCATGCAAAAGAGAGATCAGACGTGACCACCACAATTTTGTCCACCAGACAACACATACGTTCCAACTCTTTGGAAGATTACAAAAATCTTTCGCTTTTCTTGACCTTAAAAAGTAAGGCTCTAATTGAAAAACCGTAtcatttataaaaaagaaagaaagaaaaaacggTTCATTTAATATATGAATGGtttgtaaatataaaattacacTAGACTATTAAACGAAACACATTCATACATATTCTGCTCGACTTGATTAATGTTCGTGaatataattcatatatatttttaaaggtTGACTTGAGTTTAAGTTGAATCTAAACATGTTTGTTTTCGGCCGATCCAAGTCCGAAGATCCAATATTCGACTTGGTTCAGCTCAATTATCACCCAACCTTAGAGCAACATGGATTTCACAGAAGCCCTACATATCGCTGATAGAATTGAGCTTTAAGTCTGGGACGCTGCTGCCTCAAAACAGCTCAAACTAATCACCATAATAATGATTGCAACTACACTACTTGCTTTATCTGCTAGGCTGAGTGGATCATTGAATAACGCCTTAGGTATAACTAAGATAGTTTTCCGCAGGCTAAGATAATTTTCGACACAATTGTGAACTAAATATGAAATTAGCGAGTTAGGGTTAAGAGATctaatctgtttaattaaattgatcatgttagggttgacctatatagtcttatacacacACCTTTGACACGACCTGCGaacctaatacaaaattaacgaGTTAAGGTTGAAGGGtctgattcatttaattaaatgagtcaagttATGATTGACCGATATAGTACTTTACAGTAACATAGGAATAAAGTAGACATTATATTATAGtagatttatatttaaaatgaattagattttatttagattagttttgttatcagtatttttagattagagataaacatgtgtctatttgtatttcaattatctagttatttattttagagacAAGATTGCATTAGTTATCTTTCTAGGTTTATCTTCAGTGTAGGAGTTTTACTCCAAGTCTAAGTCATTGTAATCTTCCTATTTAaaggatgatattttaataaaaatgggacgagaaaattaattccaaaccttgagtttgaaaagggttttttaggtttcctcaaaatctaaaaggtctaggttccctttGAATCTAACGTCTAGGTTTCCTCAGAACCTATAATCTATTCCCGTTACATATTCACgtaacatttggtatcaaagccgcGATCTTGTTCAATGGCATGTTCAATGGCAAATCCAATGCTGGATCGACTTGAGCAGCAGCTTGGTAACCTCATGACTGTGGTTGAAGGCTTtatgaagaagatggaagaaaataatgAGAGGATTCAAGAAAAATTGTCTGCATTGATTGCCAAATTTGACAATGGTTCAGCCGATAACAACGATGAACTTCATTACTACGAGCCACCACAAATGGTGCTACCGCCATATCCCATGCTATCACTATATTTCCAGCCACCACTAGATTTCCAACCAACCGAAGACGTCAACAACCTTGTCAAACCACAAGATCCATCTCACCATGTTGAAGTCTTTCCACTAACAATAAAGTCCTCATGCCGCAACCACTTGAAACCAGCCGAACGACTTCTATGGATGCAAACAAAGATGATGGATCAAAAAAACAAGACCTGTGTGTTGAGAATCGATACACACCGGTCACAATTCTGGTTGTGTTTGATGACCACCATGCTTGCAAATGTGGAAGTGCATCAGCAGAGAGAACGACCACCTAGGAAGAGGATGAAAGGCCAAAGACGAAAGAATGCAAAAATGGGGGGCAAcattggaagaaaagaatttctagaccttgaggacaaggtctcCTTAAGGGGGAAGGAATGTTACGGAAGTAACATAGGGATAAAGTAGACATTATATTATAGtagatttatatttaaaatgaattagatttcatttatattagttttgttatcagtatttttagattagagataaacatgtgtctatttgtatttcaattatctagttatttattttagagtcaGGATTGCATTAGTTATCTTTCTAGGTTTATCTTCAGTGTAGGAGTTTTACTCCAAGTCTAAGTCATTGTAATCTTCCTATTTAAaagatgatattttaataaaaaggggacgagaaaattaattccaaaccttgagtttgaaaagggttttttaggtttcctcaaaatctaaaaggtctaggttctCTTTGAATCTAAGGTCTAGGTTNNNNNNNNNNNNNNNNNNNNNNNNNNNNNNNNNNNNNNNNNNNNNNNNNNNNNNNNNNNNNNNNNNNNNNNNNNNNNNNNNNNNNNNNNNNNNNNNNNNNNNNNNNNNNNNNNNNNNNNNNNNNNNNNNNNtttttcttcaattctttccACACAAGTatggcttctttttctttaattctttccCCACAAGTatggcttctttttcttcaattctttacACATTCACACACAGCCACGACTTgcattccttttcttttttcttttttcttttttttcatttcttttcctacAAAGGCAATAGCTTGCATtacatttaataattgaacaaTATTTcgcaatttaaatataaaatgcaagaatttgTATAAAATAAAGTATGATAGTGCTTATTATAATAGAGAAAATAGTCACATTTAAGCTATTATCAAATAAATACCTTTCCTTCTTAGAAATGGACACACAAAAGGGCCCACCAACTTGATTCAAGGCACACATATGTCTTACATGGTCATGTTCTAGGTTGCATATCCTCATATtactaggggtgaaaaggccTATGCACTTCACCGGCGGTTATAGGTTAATAAttctaataactgctaaccgctttttaaagaatttttttttaaaagaacaaattaaaacgttatttttattgtaatatgataataccctACTGCATACAGTttcatgtattatatatatatatatatatatatatatatatatatatataaaggcggttagcggttttttcaaaacctaaaaccacAACCGTAACCGCCTAGTTAAGCAGTTGGTGATTTTTCCTAACCATTTCCAAAAGCGGTtagtgattatttttgttagagGTTAGAGGTTTAATCGCGTGTCTTTTGACCCCTACATATTAAAACCATAATGGGATCTTAATGCAAATTCAAAAAAGGGAAGCACGAGACAAATATGTTGATTAATATTCATAGTCACTGGCTAATTCCTATCATTATGCATTCTAGGGAAATGGAGCAGGCTATagtaatatatattaattacgtTAAGggtaaaattacattttactctCCTAAAGTTTGgagcgatttgcaattcgacctctaaagtttcaattttggcaattcaccccccaaagtttcaaatttttgcaattcgactattattatcccaaaattctcatattgcccatattttttattttttattaaaaataaaataaaatttgggggtgcaaaaatggccagatggccaaagccgtagccacccccaattttttttttttaattttttataaaaaattaaaaattagggaCATATGGAAAGTTTtagatacaattggtcaaattgcaaaaatttggaactttggggggtggattgccaaaattgaaactttagaggtcaaattgtaaatcgccccaaactttgggggctaaaatataatttttccttaaattaaatataaccTTTGTTTTATTGCCTTTTGAAATTTGGCAAGCATTTGACAATGACTTTAAATTATTCGTGATAGTCAAGTTGATTGACAATTCAACATCTTCGTTtcatacttataaaaaaaattaaaaaaaaaaaacatgacaaTTTGTAGACACAAACATCACACACTTGTGCGATCAGATGTGATGGCTCGAGAGCATGCGTGCGGTTTAGCTTGAATATTGGTACGTACGTAGCTTTCAAcaagtttctcatttttctttactttGACATGTGTGACCAACTTGCATTATTTTCAGATGATGCAACACTGCTAAAAAATGGAGCAAAATGAGTAATCAATAGTTGTATTT from Corylus avellana chromosome ca10, CavTom2PMs-1.0 includes:
- the LOC132163600 gene encoding rho GTPase-activating protein 1-like, which translates into the protein MTEVLNPNHSPSHFSPSSSSPSPSSSAHIQNEDNNRGCECGSPSSSVAEERDSIVTGCEEEEAEGDRQRRDQLSLLALLVALFRRSLVACKSTDRRELCAMEIGLPTNVRHVAHVTFDRFNGFLGLPVEFEPEVPRRPPSASATVFGVSTESMQLSFDSRGNSVPTILLLMQRNLYALGGLQAEGIFRIAAENSQEEYVRDQLNGGVVPEGTDVHCLAGLIKAWFRELPSGVLDSLSPEQVMQCQTEEDYAELVRLLPPTEFALLDWAINLMADVVQQEHLNKMDARNIAMVFAPNMTQMADPLTALMYAVQVMNFLKTLILKTLRERKDSAEEPSSASRLEPSDENGHQSPSQTCLEDITRENEEREHAFVAEEPVSEISPNSNQNNNLIDGEASSLLTCDNGSCETPFQVDLSINKAEAGEINGAIGGGQGNSGKGKTGQPSNSNFKKGPTKKCGQLPLVPATVPVEKTRGISNLSRIDSSSERIEAWR
- the LOC132162771 gene encoding protein FANTASTIC FOUR 1, yielding MAACGSLQHIFENPLPENPTTLLESLSSWKPVKPIEQPSFTTEIFGELHFKENSAESPPCPAIPVSPVSSSCLIESLNINDGSKYSRCHKSSDSFSSMSSDSLQLCTEGLGFESSDDVEDMGNEMSEDWQNHEEKIRVTRHHHFPSSENHGGEFRRSRTSGAGGGFPPPISCIGKSGKPWVCFKSYRQDGRFVLKQIRIPTQEFLHACREDGRLKLNFVQPNDEILEEEEEMDDEDQEDTDDDDKEGKEDDDGGSNGGKDAESFVIAR